From one Sulfurospirillum oryzae genomic stretch:
- a CDS encoding DUF1007 family protein, whose protein sequence is MFKIVLITLLSFNTAFSCALCSNKVSFVQTSIKAYASDDSLQKIHIKWQFGSSTSAEIARVYQIEKQMQEDDLQKIYASLEKNQNPPFMTFLNINGENIAFKIENFTIFLENNLMNVEFDIPLSYTLRERNNVEIVFFDSTKTIIFLNNLDNTQIITPTHYKTRKDNGIKVIKEMMATTNYIKLEITK, encoded by the coding sequence ATGTTCAAAATAGTGCTTATCACTCTTCTTTCGTTCAATACTGCATTTTCATGCGCCCTGTGTAGCAATAAAGTTTCTTTCGTTCAAACATCGATTAAAGCCTATGCCAGCGATGACAGCCTTCAAAAAATACATATAAAATGGCAGTTTGGTTCTAGCACTTCAGCGGAAATTGCTAGGGTTTACCAGATAGAGAAGCAAATGCAAGAAGATGATTTACAAAAAATCTATGCTTCGTTGGAAAAAAATCAAAATCCCCCTTTTATGACATTTTTGAACATCAATGGAGAAAACATCGCTTTTAAAATCGAAAATTTTACAATCTTTCTTGAAAACAACCTGATGAATGTTGAGTTTGATATTCCCCTTTCTTATACGCTTCGAGAAAGAAACAATGTCGAAATCGTTTTTTTTGATTCCACAAAAACAATCATCTTTTTAAACAATCTTGATAACACACAAATCATCACTCCAACACACTATAAAACACGAAAAGACAATGGCATAAAAGTGATCAAAGAGATGATGGCAACGACTAATTATATTAAACTTGAGATTACCAAATGA
- a CDS encoding threonine/serine exporter family protein, whose protein sequence is MMVWFTLLLNAMWAAIPAVGFGMIFNVPRSTLPLCAVGGAFTYGLRDVLMHNHFSIELSTFIAATAIGIIGVFWSRRYVMPRPVYTVPSIIPMIPGTYAYEMMISLVSMNSDGVTDALLSSFIQNGLHAISILFAIAFGLVLPSMYYTKRKKPII, encoded by the coding sequence ATGATGGTATGGTTTACACTTCTTCTCAATGCTATGTGGGCGGCGATTCCTGCTGTGGGATTTGGGATGATTTTTAACGTCCCTCGCTCAACACTACCTTTGTGTGCCGTAGGTGGCGCCTTTACGTATGGACTTAGAGATGTCTTGATGCACAACCACTTTTCGATTGAACTTTCAACGTTTATTGCCGCAACGGCTATTGGTATTATCGGTGTTTTCTGGTCACGTCGCTATGTGATGCCCAGACCTGTTTACACGGTTCCTTCCATCATTCCGATGATTCCAGGTACGTATGCGTATGAGATGATGATAAGCCTTGTCTCGATGAATTCAGATGGTGTAACAGATGCCTTACTTTCAAGCTTTATCCAAAATGGCTTGCATGCGATCAGTATTTTATTTGCCATCGCTTTTGGACTAGTTCTTCCTTCGATGTATTACACCAAGCGTAAAAAGCCTATCATTTAG
- a CDS encoding circularly permuted type 2 ATP-grasp protein, whose protein sequence is MIESESPLYDAFKGILNTIDKKRVQELLAYMNTEAINFNLFKNNAFIERKFPFDIIPRIVSHGEFSYLEKGIQQRIHALNLFLEDIYGAQKILKDGIIPSEFVFSSKAYLPAFANTPVAKNIRVHISGIDLVKNSVGDGWVVLEDNLRVPSGVSYPLSLRMLTRKVFPEFFEKLPIQSVQDYPSRLAAAMEHVNTGGINVILTPGRYNSAFYEHSYLAKESGAILATGDDLVVEKDKLYLKTYSGKKARVGSVYRRLDDDALDPIEFNPDSLIGVPNITQVYRSGNVALMNSIGNGIADDKGIYYFVPDMIRYYLKEDPILQNAPTYLAFFEKDRNHILQNMRNLVIKDVAEAGGYGVVFGSLLTKSEREKLKDAICAEPRRFIAQEIIEFYDIECLDETGAFSPRKADLRMFSLYGEDIFVWPGGLTRFAMDPTSYIVNSSQGGGFKDTWILKEKR, encoded by the coding sequence ATGATAGAGTCAGAAAGTCCACTCTATGATGCTTTTAAAGGCATCTTAAACACCATCGACAAGAAACGCGTCCAAGAGTTGCTCGCCTACATGAATACCGAAGCGATCAACTTCAACCTTTTTAAAAACAACGCTTTCATAGAGCGTAAATTTCCTTTTGACATCATTCCTCGCATTGTCTCACATGGGGAGTTTTCCTACCTTGAAAAAGGAATACAACAACGCATCCACGCACTCAATCTCTTTTTAGAAGACATTTATGGAGCGCAAAAGATTCTTAAAGACGGCATCATTCCTAGCGAATTTGTCTTTTCCTCAAAAGCCTATCTTCCCGCTTTTGCCAACACGCCTGTGGCTAAGAACATACGTGTACACATCAGCGGTATCGACCTTGTTAAAAACAGTGTCGGAGATGGCTGGGTTGTGCTGGAAGACAACCTTCGCGTTCCAAGTGGTGTGAGTTACCCACTCTCTTTACGCATGCTAACGCGCAAAGTGTTCCCAGAGTTTTTTGAAAAGCTTCCGATTCAAAGTGTTCAAGACTACCCAAGCCGTTTAGCTGCAGCGATGGAGCATGTCAATACGGGCGGTATCAACGTTATCTTAACACCTGGACGTTATAACTCCGCCTTTTACGAGCACTCCTATCTTGCAAAAGAGAGCGGTGCTATCTTGGCAACAGGTGATGACTTGGTGGTTGAAAAAGACAAACTCTACCTCAAAACCTACAGCGGTAAAAAAGCACGTGTGGGTTCTGTGTATCGAAGACTCGATGATGACGCGCTCGATCCTATTGAGTTCAATCCTGACTCGCTGATCGGCGTTCCCAACATCACGCAAGTATACCGTTCTGGCAATGTCGCTTTGATGAACAGCATCGGAAATGGCATCGCGGACGATAAAGGCATCTACTATTTTGTACCTGATATGATTCGTTATTACCTCAAAGAAGATCCAATCTTGCAAAATGCACCGACCTACTTGGCCTTTTTTGAGAAAGATCGCAATCACATTTTGCAAAACATGCGAAATCTTGTCATTAAAGACGTTGCAGAAGCGGGTGGGTATGGCGTTGTCTTTGGCTCACTTCTGACCAAAAGTGAACGTGAAAAACTCAAAGATGCCATTTGTGCAGAACCGCGTCGTTTCATTGCACAAGAGATTATCGAGTTTTATGACATCGAATGCTTGGATGAAACAGGTGCCTTCTCACCACGCAAAGCAGACCTTAGAATGTTCTCACTGTATGGCGAAGACATCTTCGTCTGGCCAGGAGGGCTCACACGTTTTGCCATGGATCCAACCAGTTACATCGTCAACTCCTCACAAGGTGGCGGTTTTAAAGACACATGGATTTTAAAGGAGAAGCGATGA
- a CDS encoding nickel/cobalt transporter, which translates to MNPLSTTPTQTNFVIAYLAQFLQDLSIRLGDLLTQIKEGHSLTPVFVLLAISFAYGFIHASGPGHGKTLVASYFLANDKSYKNGFYVALLIAIVHTFSAFTVTLVGYFVFKTLFSVAIINISTIATKVSGALILGLGIYFLANKLKHYQSLKKSQWSTEPVTTSCSCASCKNHGSSEFALVLSAGLVPCPGTITIFLFSITLELYFIGFLSAIFMSLGMGFVIAMTALISTKARKSSKNRFAKAFKFLDFGAVCIIIVLGSLLILV; encoded by the coding sequence ATGAACCCTTTATCAACAACACCTACGCAAACAAACTTTGTCATCGCATATTTGGCCCAATTTCTGCAAGACCTCTCTATTCGCCTTGGCGATCTTCTGACGCAGATCAAAGAGGGGCATAGTCTAACCCCTGTTTTTGTTTTATTGGCGATCTCATTTGCTTATGGATTTATTCACGCATCAGGTCCGGGGCATGGTAAAACATTGGTTGCATCGTATTTTTTAGCTAACGATAAAAGTTATAAAAACGGTTTTTATGTTGCTTTACTCATCGCAATAGTACATACATTTTCAGCCTTTACGGTGACGCTTGTAGGCTACTTTGTGTTTAAAACACTCTTTTCGGTTGCCATCATTAACATCTCGACGATTGCCACCAAAGTTTCTGGCGCACTTATCCTTGGTCTTGGCATCTACTTTTTAGCCAATAAACTCAAACACTATCAAAGTCTCAAAAAATCACAATGGAGTACAGAACCAGTAACCACTTCATGTTCATGTGCAAGTTGCAAAAATCACGGCAGTAGCGAGTTTGCATTAGTACTTTCCGCTGGACTTGTTCCGTGTCCTGGGACTATTACGATTTTTCTATTTTCGATTACATTAGAGCTCTATTTTATCGGCTTTTTGAGTGCTATTTTTATGAGTCTTGGTATGGGTTTTGTTATTGCTATGACCGCATTAATCAGTACAAAAGCGAGAAAAAGCTCCAAAAATAGATTTGCCAAAGCGTTTAAATTTCTTGATTTTGGAGCTGTGTGTATTATTATCGTTTTAGGCAGCTTATTGATTCTCGTCTAA
- a CDS encoding alpha-E domain-containing protein — protein sequence MILISPQSAEQLYWMGRYIQRAESMTRLVIQLFDKILDVDFDDAKNFYARLGIELNYDSSQAFLRQSVFDVEYASLITVINCARENAILTRSHLSNRMFSRINALYLAYQTAKEERTVSVFWLESTLKELDAIWGNLELSLVEAKDSPLIQFGKVVERMDLNIRIYDSIEAALLDVEKLNIIAEKIRPNHKHIALSSSNKYKTLEKINSIYGTLAYVHES from the coding sequence ATGATTCTCATATCACCTCAAAGTGCGGAACAACTTTATTGGATGGGTCGCTACATCCAAAGAGCGGAGAGTATGACTCGTCTTGTTATCCAACTTTTTGATAAAATACTCGACGTTGATTTTGATGATGCCAAAAATTTCTATGCTAGATTGGGTATTGAGCTAAACTATGACTCTTCACAAGCATTTTTGCGCCAAAGTGTTTTTGATGTCGAGTACGCAAGTCTTATTACTGTTATTAATTGTGCGAGAGAAAATGCGATTTTGACACGTTCACACCTCTCAAATCGTATGTTTAGCCGCATAAATGCCCTTTACCTTGCGTATCAAACAGCAAAAGAGGAGCGTACCGTTTCAGTTTTTTGGCTTGAGTCAACCCTCAAAGAGCTTGATGCTATCTGGGGAAATTTAGAGCTTTCGCTCGTTGAAGCCAAAGACTCGCCTTTGATTCAATTTGGAAAGGTTGTAGAGAGAATGGATTTGAATATTCGCATATACGATAGCATTGAAGCCGCGCTTTTAGATGTGGAAAAGCTCAACATTATTGCGGAAAAAATTCGTCCAAACCATAAACATATCGCTCTTTCATCGAGCAACAAATATAAAACATTAGAAAAAATAAATTCAATTTACGGAACGCTCGCCTATGTCCATGAAAGTTAA
- a CDS encoding DUF1007 family protein, whose translation MVKLALYFILLISSAHACALCGSNKISFINASTNTIFSNNTIEKIEVVWKFEEAFSSQLISLYDQNRDTLFDPQETQTMFQLLSDVEKPPFMSMIQIDGIEIKTFKVSHFQATIKDKIVYFSFDIELNYPMNDSTKLLFYFFDSTRSLAFFHTAENIKYANTTRFDIHNTFGFKVLQNTMSVVNTISYEVQK comes from the coding sequence ATGGTTAAACTAGCGCTTTATTTTATTTTACTCATTTCATCAGCCCATGCCTGCGCTTTATGTGGTAGCAATAAAATCTCATTTATCAACGCATCAACCAATACCATTTTTTCAAATAACACCATTGAAAAAATAGAGGTTGTTTGGAAATTTGAAGAAGCTTTCTCTTCTCAACTTATCTCATTATACGACCAAAATAGAGACACACTTTTTGATCCTCAAGAAACGCAAACTATGTTTCAGCTTTTAAGCGATGTTGAAAAGCCCCCGTTTATGAGCATGATTCAAATAGATGGCATCGAAATAAAAACGTTTAAAGTATCACACTTTCAAGCAACCATTAAAGATAAAATTGTCTATTTTTCATTTGATATAGAATTAAATTATCCTATGAATGACTCAACAAAACTACTCTTCTATTTTTTTGATTCAACAAGGTCATTGGCTTTTTTTCATACCGCAGAAAATATCAAATATGCCAATACAACCCGTTTCGATATTCATAATACTTTTGGATTTAAAGTCCTGCAAAATACAATGTCTGTCGTCAACACCATCTCTTATGAAGTCCAAAAATGA
- a CDS encoding threonine/serine ThrE exporter family protein, with product MLKGFLTISYEEQTRITTVVVRVAVMLLEYGAESRLIEQLSSRLGVALGCTSIEISLIPSAIVLTTLIGDSSVTTTRRAHEQPINMSIVHQIVTICIAAEQSPRDIMMVERSLANIHANPYPGWFIVPMIGLSCAAFSHLQGADWPGFWITFLAASVGMMVRRALSSRNYSLLIVFAFTAFVCTLIASLAFYHDLSSTGRVVLSSSVLLLVPGLPYINSMLDAFKGYISMGWGRWTQATLLTLMSSLGIMLAMGLLDIKGW from the coding sequence ATGTTAAAAGGATTTCTCACGATCTCGTATGAAGAACAAACCAGAATTACTACTGTTGTTGTCCGCGTTGCTGTCATGCTCCTTGAATACGGAGCAGAGAGCCGTTTGATCGAGCAGTTATCGTCTCGTTTGGGCGTGGCGCTTGGGTGTACTTCTATTGAAATTTCGCTTATTCCCTCTGCCATTGTTTTAACGACACTCATTGGCGACTCTTCGGTTACGACCACAAGACGAGCGCATGAACAGCCGATTAATATGTCCATTGTTCATCAAATCGTCACTATTTGTATTGCTGCGGAACAAAGCCCTCGTGACATTATGATGGTTGAACGTTCACTTGCAAACATTCACGCCAACCCGTATCCAGGATGGTTTATTGTTCCCATGATTGGGCTTTCATGTGCTGCTTTTAGCCATTTACAAGGCGCTGATTGGCCTGGATTTTGGATCACTTTTTTAGCAGCTTCTGTGGGTATGATGGTACGCAGGGCACTCTCCAGCCGTAATTACTCTTTGCTGATTGTCTTTGCGTTTACCGCGTTTGTGTGTACTTTGATCGCCAGTCTTGCTTTTTATCATGATCTTAGCTCCACCGGACGTGTTGTTCTCTCTTCCAGCGTTTTATTGCTTGTTCCGGGTTTACCCTATATCAATTCGATGCTCGATGCCTTTAAAGGGTATATCAGTATGGGATGGGGGCGTTGGACGCAAGCGACATTGCTAACACTTATGTCTTCCCTTGGTATTATGCTCGCCATGGGGCTTTTGGATATTAAAGGATGGTAA